A window of the Cicer arietinum cultivar CDC Frontier isolate Library 1 chromosome 6, Cicar.CDCFrontier_v2.0, whole genome shotgun sequence genome harbors these coding sequences:
- the LOC101502579 gene encoding uncharacterized protein → MDTDQLDFSSLKSPSHINIRKNKINGLQKREELEKEVSMLQKLLDQEEKVHEILDMVNSRPNGSAISIPNFLPSKMRELLTELVMVEGEIARLESQISQLQAGLKREQEVTKESKSKTWNQGNLMSNSNYNYLSNSTITNPSNSVQRSSSSVHERMAFETKALHFISKAIKGDYNLNDFSLNEKTGFSKNSVEQKENSFQEDVKFHERISRKNGALKPPSPMRDPRHPSPKLRERNSDMYLDLPTRSLLDPLLSEDNDLKWQPNKLSESIMKCLNFIYVRLLRTSRAMELEKSGPVSRSLHSSLSSRSFRVDTGSTPKPNLMLHKESRQQDPYGIFNTEESIPRDIGPYKNLVIFTSSSMDPKFISSPSSVPLLRKLRILMSNLQTVDLKGLTNQQKLAFWINLYNACIMHGFIQYGVPSTPEKLTALMNKATLNIGGNIINAQSIEHFILRKRDASNIKEAQRKCEWEEKESVVREHYGLEFVDPNVTFALCNGTRSSPAVRIYTGDGVTAELEKSKLDYLQASILATSTRRIAFPELLLRNMLDFAVDIDSLVEWVCNQLPTSGTLRKSMVECFRGHGNVKASTIVEKIPCDYEFQYLLTI, encoded by the exons ATGGATACTGATCAACTAGATTTCTCATCACTTAAATCTCCCTCTCACATTAATATT agaaaaaacaaaattaatggGCTACAAAAGAGAGAGGAACTTGAAAAAGAG GTCTCTATGCTTCAAAAGTTGTTAGACCAAGAAGAAAAAGTTCATGAAATATTGGATATGGTGAATAGTAGACCAAACGGTTCAGCTATTTCTATTCCCAATTTTCTTCCTTCTAAG ATGAGAGAACTGTTAACAGAGCTAGTGATGGTTGAGGGTGAGATAGCTAGACTTGAAAGCCAAATTAGCCAACTTCAAGCTGGTTTGAAACGTGAACAAGAAGTCACAAAGGAATCCAAGTCAAAAACATGGAACCAAGGAAATTTGATGAGTAATTctaattacaattatttatcaaattcaacaaTTACAAATCCTAGTAATTCTGTTCAAAGAAGTAGTAGTAGTGTTCATGAAAGGATGGCATTTGAAACCAAGGCATTACATTTCATTAGTAAAGCTATAAAGGGTGATTATAATCTCAATGATTTTAGTCTTAATGAGAAAACAGGATTTTCTAAAAATTCTGTTGAACAGAAAGAAAATAGTTTTCAAGAAGATGTGAAATTTCATGAAAGAATTTCAAGGAAAAATGGGGCATTGAAGCCTCCTTCACCTATGCGAGACCCTCGCCATCCATCACCTAAG CTGCGAGAGCGTAATTCGGATATGTATTTAGATCTCCCAACTAGATCACTACTTGATCCACTTTTATCAGAAGACAACGACCTAAAGTGGCAACCAAACAAATTATCTGAAAGCATAATGAAATGTTTGAATTTCATATATGTACGATTACTAAGAACATCAAGAGCAATGGAATTAGAGAAATCAGGACCAGTTTCAAGGTCTTTACATTCTTCTTTAAGCTCAAGAAGCTTCAGGGTCGATACAGGATCGACCCCAAAACCAAATCTTATGTTGCATAAGGAATCAAGGCAACAAGACCCATATGGTATTTTTAATACAGAAGAGTCCATTCCAAGGGATATTGGTCCTTATAAGAATTTGGTTATATTCACATCAAGTTCTATGGATCCAAAGTTCATCTCAAGCCCTTCCTCTGTTCCATTACTAAGAAAGTTAAG GATCTTGATGAGCAATCTTCAGACAGTTGATTTGAAAGGGCTtacaaatcaacaaaagttaGCATTTTGGATCAACTTGTACAATGCTTGTATCATGCAT gGATTCATCCAATATGGAGTGCCATCCACCCCAGAAAAGCTAACAGCATTGATGAACAAG GCAACCCTCAACATAGGAGGCAACATAATAAATGCTCAATCAATAGAGCATTTTATTTTAAGGAAACGAGATGCTTCTAATATAAAAGAG GCACAAAGGAAGTGCGAATGGGAAGAAAAAGAATCAGTTGTCCGTGAACATTATGGGCTTGAGTTTGTAGATCCTAATGTCACATTTGCTCTCTGTAATGGAACTCGTTCTTCACCAGCT GTGAGGATATATACAGGGGATGGTGTAACAGCTGAATTGGAGAAATCAAAACTAGACTATCTTCAAGCTTCAATTCTGGCTACCAGTACAAGAAGGATAGCTTTTCCAGAACTGCTCCTAAGAAACATGCTTGATTTTGCTGTGGATATTGATTCATTGGTGGAGTGGGTGTGCAACCAGTTACCTACTTCAGGGACTCTAAGGAAATCAATGGTGGAATGCTTTAGGGGTCATGGTAATGTCAAGGCCTCAACCATTGTTGAAAAGATACCCTGTGACTATGAGTTCCAATATTTGTtgacaatataa